From a single Acidobacteriota bacterium genomic region:
- a CDS encoding DUF1428 domain-containing protein, whose translation MSRYCDVYLLPIAEKKLDEYKKLARSAGKIFVKHGALRYREYVVSDLNEEYGTFPFGKALKLKPGETIVYAAVEFKSEAHRNKTMKAIFADPELAKVSPKDPPFDYKRMVYSGFKVIVDL comes from the coding sequence ATGTCGAGATATTGCGATGTCTATCTGCTGCCGATCGCGGAGAAAAAGCTCGACGAGTACAAAAAGCTCGCCCGTAGTGCCGGCAAGATCTTCGTGAAGCACGGTGCACTCCGCTACCGCGAATACGTCGTCTCCGATCTAAACGAAGAATACGGCACATTCCCTTTCGGGAAAGCTTTGAAGCTTAAGCCCGGGGAGACGATCGTCTATGCTGCGGTCGAATTCAAATCGGAAGCCCATCGAAACAAGACGATGAAAGCAATTTTTGCTGACCCGGAGCTTGCAAAGGTCTCGCCGAAGGACCCGCCTTTCGATTACAAGCGGATGGTCTACAGCGGCTTCAAGGTGATAGTTGACCTCTAG